Within the Miscanthus floridulus cultivar M001 chromosome 2, ASM1932011v1, whole genome shotgun sequence genome, the region aaggagcgaggagtccctagcatcgctgtcgatgaccgagcactgaggagcgaggagtccccagcgtagctggtgatgaccgagcaccgaggagcgaggagtctccggtgtcgctggtgatgaccgagcaccgaggagcgaggagtctccaacgtcgctgtcgatgaccgagcaccgaggagtccccggcgtcgctggcgatgaccgagcaccgaggagcgaggagtctccggcgttgctatcgatgaccgagcaccgaggagcgaggagtccccggcacaggcggcgaggtccgagcaccgaggagtccccggtgtaggcggcgatgtccgagcaccgaggagtccttggcgtaggctatgaggtccgagcaccgaggagtgccccgcgtaggcggcgaggtctgagcaccgacgtagctgacgatgtccgtgcagtgaagtgtgcccacttagtcctcgagcacgaataatccaagggccgaggagtaaccggcgtagctagcgatgaagcacgagcggcgaacagtccgatcaactggtcggtgacggagtccatgaaccaagcggtccgaccagttgatcggtggagaagtccgagcaccaggtggtccgatcacctggacgatgatcctgcaatacaaacatgtagaacgggtagtacatgatgtaaaaataaataaactccggagaaaaatcagcaatggtgatgaaacgacgtatgcagttcggcgatcagttggcgtgaaaatatatttatgtttaatataaaccacccgaacagttagtatgtagctgagtctccagccttagctagcccatagtccataacgtcgagcgcggagcccgtgcacgtgtaggaggaataggcgtgaccaaggagccgctgccgatcacccataacgcagagcgcggagcccgtagcacgtgtagggaggagccgaagacagggccatctctggaggcgtccgagcatcaacaggactgttcgggggttcggaaaatcgtttggagagcaaacatgaagAAACACAGTTCGGAAAAACATTAtgacgatatacggagattggagaatatttagaagaatattaaaacgtgacttagctttagacagagtgTCTGGTCAGCGGCGTATAGCGTTATCTGGTCGGTAACGCAGGCAGCTTGCTTGCAGCTCGGCGGCGACGAGGGATGTCGGTGAGGAATGTCGgtgaaggccgtcgagcggtgacgacgagtcgacggcaaGGGATGTTGGCGAAGGATGTCGGTGAGGGCTGTCGGTGAAGGCCgccgagggcagcggcggcgagtcgtcgacgagggcagcggcggcgagtcATCGACGAGTGCAGCAgcggcgagtcgtcgacgagggctgatgagggcagcagcggcgagttgttggtgaagacgacctcgaaggTGGCTCTGAGATCGAATCcgctgtcgcaggggctggtgtagcagcgatgaatcgtcgtcgtggaccggcatggatttctacgagattgacgacgagaacgcgttgttgatttgagatccatctggctcgccatggatcaagcgcacacccctacctggcgcgccaactgttgacagaatatgctcggcagtccaccgaggggtatcccacgatggtagatttgtcggtggggatgcgcgtaatcaggaaccggatggtgacactaGGCGCAGAGatagtgatttagacaggttcgggccgtctgatcgacgtaataccctacgtcctgtgtctttggtgtcttgtattgaatacatgatgtcgagtagaggacccctgcctctccttatatactctggaggggcagggttccacgtaaagtatcctatttggtactatacaatgtcttgcggtgcacgccgagagcgccgtgcacgccttgatcttgtgggccgggccacctccgacgGTGTGGCCcacgtcttgggggccatacccccacagtcatctactgtcaggctcgaggactagctgtggggtatggcccccggtatccacaagacaagacatgggccgcatcaTCGGaaatggcccagcccacaagatcaaggtgtgcacgacgctgctcggcgtgcaccgcaagctattgtatagtaacaaataggatatttttcttgtaaccctacccctctagagtatataaggagaggcaggagtCCATCTTAATGCAATATATCAGAACACATGATGTAGGTAtcacgtcatactgacggccggaCCTGTCTAAATTTTGTGTCTtacttgtattaccatctcgctcctgatcttgctcacctctacgacaaatctaccatcgtgggatacccctcggtggactgccgatcatCTTTTGTCGTCGCTAAAGTTGTACTTCTGTtgggaaaaagaaagaaaataaagtTTATTGTACTACTGTATATGGGACCACATAGCATTAGACTAATAAGAAAGAAAATATCAgttcaaaattttaaaagaagAGAACATTATTACAATACTCAAATTCATACTACAGCTCTTCCCGAAAGTGCCTGCATAATCAGCCAGCCTTTTTGACTGAAAAGTGAAAACCGAGGACCCGTAGACGAAAGAAAAACCTCTCGCCTGCAGTCCAGCTTGGACCGTGGCGGGCGGCTGGCGAGCGGCGAAGCAGCAGCATATCCTCGCGGCCGCAAGAGACGCGGCCTAGAACAAAGGGAGCCGCCGGCCGAGCCGGCAAGGCGAGCGGACAGGCCTAGGCGAAGCGGGTGCAGCTGCCGGTGGTGGGTGGTGGCCGTAGCAAATAAACTATCTGTCCCCTCGCCACGCTTCGTCAACACCAGGAGCGCCCCCCACCCCCGCCCCGAGCGCCAATTCTATCCGCGTCTCCTTCCCGGAGGTAATCTTGCGCCGATTCGCGCGCTCCGCGACCGGAGGCTCCGCCGGGTCCCGTGTTCTTGCGGTGCGGGGGGTCAGGTCAACCTGGCCTCTGCTTGATTGGATTCGAGCGGTCGGCGCCTCCAGCTCGCGATCTTCCTGCCGGTTTCGTCGGCCGCTTGTGGTCAACTCGGCCGGTCGGTCTCCAGGGGCTGCCTCTTCACTTTCGTGCAGCCACCGTCGCTTTAGTTCGGTATAATACAGCCGCAACCGCAACCTCTCTTTACTTGTTGGATTGGATCCACCGGTGTCTATCTCCTGTCAGGTCACGGCCTAATTCGGGGAATTTTGTTTGGTGGTACATCTGTCCAGTCAAGTCTCGGCCAAGATTTTAGCTATCTCCTGCAGTCAAAAGGCTTTACCGATTCTTGGATTGGTTTCTTGGGGGCAAGGAGCCGGTTCTTGTTTCGTTTCTGGTGCTCCAGGATGTTCTGTAGCACACCGGTCCTCCATCTCCAGTAAAGGAGTTGTTCGTCTGTTCTTGGTTTTGGGGCTCCCGGAATCGTTCCCGGAAAGCTGCTTTCGGCCGCTGTGGCGATGGCGTCGAGCACCAGCGAGATGCCCCAGGCGAAGGAGAAGCTGAAGAGGTCCGGCAGCTTGGGAAGCAACGATACGTATGTGCGTGCCGACAAGATTGATCTTACGAGCCTCGACATCCAGCTGGAGAAGCAGCTCACCAAGACCTGGGGCAAAGCCAATCTCAAATCCCAGGGGCCAAAGGAGGAGTGGGAGATCGACCTTGCGAAGCTGGAGATCCGCCACGTGATTGCTCAGGGGACGTATGGCACAGTTTACCGGGGCACCTATGATGGACAGGACGTTGCAGGTAATTCTGCTTCTTTCAAAGTGTCCGATAATGTTGCAGACAGGCTCATTTTAGTAATAGTCTTATGCTGTCTTACGGATTCAAGGTATACTACATGATCGAAACAATGCATCTGTGTGTTGGTTGTATGATTCAAGGTATACTAGTTCCAGTAGCTTACTTCTTGAAGTTTATTCCACATGTGACCTATGGAATGGGAGCCTTAATTTTGTGGAAAGTAATACCTGGCAGCACTACTCTGTCTTAATCCAGGGTTCGTCTTGATTGTTCGTGCTTGACACAATGCTGCATTTTCTTGTTTCCAGTGTATCTACTGTGCTTTTATGCAACTGCTTCATATGCTATATCTAAATCGTCGGCTCTAAGATATGCTtgcctttttttttcctttcaaaAGAAACTTTTGCTCACTGAAACCTTTGGTTTAAAATGTGCATCTGACCTTAATGGTTGGTGGTTAGTATACTGAAGAATCTGTTTCTTGAATGGAGAAATCCAATAAGATAGTAACTATGGGCTGCTCTGGTTGGACCATACTTAACCTTGTCATGCCTAGAATTTAGATATGCATGTGTGCGGTGCCTTTGCATATTTGCATACTCCCACTTGATGGCCTTGCAGCATGAATAATTTCAGGATATTCTTTCTGGACTTCCCAAAGTATGCTTGTGTTCTCATTCTTCCCTCTCCTTCTCACTTTTCACCTTTGGGCTGCAGTCCTCCTGCCCCATTCCCCCTTAGTCAATTTCTTGCCAGTCGGAGATGTTTCGATGTTGACctcttttccttttccttatgtttTTAAGTGTCTATCCTTCTATCAATTGATCTTCAAGTCGTTTGGAGATTGATGTGCAAATAATGTTTTGCACTTAATCTTTCCAAACTTTGTAATGTTCATGCAGCCTTCTCAAGATTAGATGTGCCATTGTTGTGATTGTCAATAGTCAATAAGCTATCGCTGCCATCATTAATAGATATCCATTGTTGTGTTCATCAGCTGTAGATATGTGACCAGGACAAATGACAATGCTATTGGAAGCTCATTTGTGCTACATTTTGTCAGATTAAGATTTTATTTTTTGATCCAATTCAATTTCCTTCATCTAAAATTTATTACTTTGACTTACAAGATTGTGGTCTTTAGACCATGGAGCACCTCTCTTCCTAGTATTTCTTTATTAGCAATAAATACCGATATCATTTAGTTTGGGCTGGTGCGGCGGTGGGTCTcctttttctgttcttttttaaaAATCTTTTTTAGTCAATTCTCCAAAGTTAACATCCACATACATTCACTGTTTGAATAGGGATTCTTTTATCTTGTTGTCACAAATGACTTGTGATGCTTCATTGATCTTCTGTTGTCATGTTGACATATGTGTGCACTATATGTACACAATTCCATGGGACAGATAAGTAATATTACTGTGTGATACATGCAGTGAAGCTTTTGGATTGGGGAGAAGATGGTTTTGCCACAGAAGCTGAAACTGCTGCTTTACGAACATCATTCAAGACGGAGGTTGCTGTTTGGCATAAGCTCAGCCACCCTAATGTTACAAAGGTGAATATTTTCATGCATACCCGTGCATCTTCATGTCTGTAGCTCCGTATAGATGCTTGTTCATGTAGTAAAGCTGTTGATCCTTAGCTTACTGATTATTACCAAAAtttgcccatgaccagttcataGCTGGTATCTTCCATAAAAGATTTGTTCTTTTGTGCTATTGAGAAGTACTTAAATGCGTGGTGTTGTTTTTTCTCGCAGTTTGTGGGTGCATCTATGGGGACCACAGACCTTAAGATTCCAGCAAATAATTCCAATGGTGGTGCACGTACAAATCTTCCTGCAAGAGCATGTTGTGTCGTGGTAGAGTATCTCGCTGGAGGAACTTtgaagcaatatttgataaagaACAGTCGACGGAAGCTTGCTTACAAAGTTGTGGTTCAGCTTGCATTGGATTTGGCTAGAGGGTAAAGAACACTTAAGCTGAAATACTGCCATGCATTATTTTCTGTGAATCCACTGGTAACTGTCTGGACCTTTCCTTTGCAGATTGAGCTATCTGCACTCCAGGAAGATTGTACATCGGGATGTGAAAAGCGAAAACATGCTACTTACTCCACAGAGAAACCTTAAGATTGCTGATTTCGGTGTTGCTCGTGTTGAGGCTCagaatccaaaggacatgactggtGCAACAGGCACACTTGGTTATATGGCTCCAGAGGTATTTACTGGACtgacctttttttcttttctgtttcatAATGTGCATTATTTTCAGTTATTCCCATGCTAAAAATAAAAATGTTCCTGTTCTTTGTATGTTCTATAACAGGTTCTTGATGGTAAGCCATACAACAGGAAGTGTGATGTTTACAGTTTTGGCATTTGTTTATGGGAAATCTATTGTTGTGACATGCCTTACCCAGACCTAAGTTTTGCTGATGTCTCATCTGCCGTTGTTCACCAGGTTTGCCCTGTGTTCCATTTACACTGCTGATGTGCAATTACTTTTTCCTTTCTCTCCCCCATGTAATGTGCAGATGACAAATATATATACATTATTTTTTTGTAATCATTCCTTCTTTCTTTCGGCAGAATTTGCGCCCAGACATTCCTCGCTGCTGCCCAAGCGCATTTGCGAATGTTATGCGGAAATGCTGGGATGCAAACCCAGATAAACGCCCTGATATGGATGAAGTGGTGCAGCTTTTAGAGGCTCTGGACACGAGCAAAGGCGGTGGCATGATACCAGATGGCCAATCATCAGGATGCTTATGCTTCACAAAGGCTCGTGGTCCATAGATTCTTTTCATGGTACTCTTTTCCCTTGGCAACATTTTCCTCATGTCAATGACTGGGCCAGGGCATGCTTCTCATTGCGCGACCCGTGCAGTCGGCGCTTACAGTTCTCCCTACTTGCCACCATTGTGTGTCAAGTGGTAGCTCTCATACGAATTTTGCTGTACCACTGTCGACAATCTTTTTATATACCACTGTGGTGCTGTAATTTTGATTCTAAAGAGATTTGGTATACGAGTTACACTCTTGAAACTGCTACCTCTTCTATGCTCATTTTGGTGCCATTGATCAGTATAAATCTTTACCCTGTGATTATTATTTCCATTTGTGCTAAGAATTGAGTACAAGAATGGACTGAAATAAATTCGTGTTTAGCTGATAACGTGCTTTTGATCATTTGTTCAGCCCATTTTGAGACATGCTGGTGCTGTGGCTATGTTTTTCTTTTCACCGTTTGTTGTTTGGACTTAAACGTAGTAGAATCAGTCCATTATTTATGAGACCCAATGTCGGCAGGCTACTCTGCCCTTTTATACTCGCTCCCtcaattataagtcactttggctTTGTCTTAAATCAATTTTCTCTAATTTTGATCAAGTTCATAGAAATATATAAGTCACTCTGGTTTTGTCTTAAGCTAAATTCCACtaactttgatcaagtttatagaaaTATATAAGAACCGTCTACTCTCTTTCCAGTGAAAAATTTCCCTGCTACACTTAAATTTTCACGCCCAGATTAAATGTGTGCAAAAATCAGGTGAAATGTTCTTTTTCACATATTAATTTTTTAGATACACCGATTCTATTTAGAAATTGCATCAAAATAATCATACAAGTTGATTCTAAATCCAACATAAGTTGACAATGAATAAAACTAGGGTATGTAGGAGAAGAATTTTACCCTGAATCTTAGTTTTATTTCTTTCCATGCATCCTATTTAGAAAGAAGAAAGGGAaaggaaaggaaaacaaaaaactCAGATGTGGATGAAAAGATTTTAATCTGGCATGATATAGCGAAACTGAATATATATTGACATCTACAATACTAAATAAGTACACTCTTAAAACATATTGCATGGTGGATTTAGTGAAAataatttgatgttataaattCTAGTACAcctttctataaatttggtcagaATAAGAGAAGTTTGATTTAGAATATTACCAAAGTAACATAGGGCTGCTCCAACAGTGTTAAAAGAGCTAGTCATAAAATATTTTATTGGGTAAGAACGAGGGAATAGTAAGTTAGTTATTCATGAAAAGCTAAGCTCACATACTTTTTTAAGATTTATGTGTCTATGTTTATACGTTTTTCTATACTAGCATGTTGAGTTACTCaatatttatcttttttttaaaaaaatatatgagCTAGCAAGTTAACTCTACTGTTGAAGGTgcccttataatttgaaatagagcgAGTAAAATCGATTTTAGTGGTGCTGACCAGTTGATTGCACTATCTTAATCTCATACAAATAAAGGCTGCTTCTTTCATCCCAGGATATTTAGCCGGCGCTATGCTTTGCGGTAGCCAGTAGTGCCCAGTGGTGCTCCCCCTTCTGCGATAACGAAGCCCCTCTTTCAGTCCTTCCTAGTTTTTATACATCTAGATGTTGAGGATAATTTAGTGCTTCTCTTTTATAAATTTCTAGACACaagtattgtcggtgtttcgagtaagcaccggctagtaaatttatatattgCGCGTTTGatcccggatggtgtgctaagattatactggttcgggccgaatgtccctacgtccagttttgagctactcgtgttactagcactgagtttatagtagggggttataaattggcgagagagggaggtagctcccaagtctctggtgtgaATGGGGCGTGTTTGTTCGATAAATCGACGTGTGATGAGTCGATCCCCTGGTGGGACGCCTTGCTTTCCATTTTATAGCTCAAGGAAAAGTATGGGTTACAACCGAAgggaagagaagaaaaagaaagagaaataaggctcctgGAGGTGCACCGTCCTCCTCTTTGCGTGGGTCTCGCTGACCAtgtagatcgtggtggcagcggcgtcgtACCGGGGTCCTGTTGGCCGCTGCAGCTTATGTGCGGGCGTCATGCTTGCCTTTCTTGTCTTCCGTTCCATCCGAGCGgacggaatggtcaaagggtcccctgacAGAAGCCATGCGGGGGGCTAGCGGCACAGTGCCAGTCAACAGACGCCGGTTGGCTGACGTTGGACAGTGGTCAGGCAGAGAGTTGGCAGCACAATGCTGGCCTGTTGACGCGATGGACGACGCGAGTTTCCCAGCATGGCCCAATGCGACCACCTAGCCGCATCAGGACACGTCTGAGACGTGCTCCTGGGCGTGCGCTTCCatgccgtagtggttgaagcggttcgAGCCCTACCCTGGGACCACTGTTTTGGTCCGGTAGCAGATCCGATCCCCTAAGGATCGGGCGAGGTGAAAATCTCTCCCTGGGagccgggcgagacggaatccgaTCCCcggaggtcggacgaggcggggTCATCCCCATGGGACCGGACGAGGCGTGTCCCGGCTCCTGGGGGTCGGACGATgcggaaacctcgtcctcggcGTCGGACGAGACGTGGCCCGGCCCCTAGGGGTCGGATGAGGCAgaaacctcgtcctcggagtCGGACGAGACATGGCCCGGCCCCTGGGGgcctgggggtcggacgaggcgaaaACCTCGTCCTCGAAGTCGGACGAGGCCATAGTTACGTCTTTAACCATCGGATAAGGCGAGCCAAAACGGCTCCGACTCATCTTTTTTCCGTGAAAAACGACTACAAACGACTCATCTTCTAAGCTGTTTGATAGGACTTCTTTTAAGCATCGAAGGAAGCCCTACCAAATATAGTCATATATTGTCCGTTTGTAAGCATTATTGCTTGTCCTGTTTACGGCGTGGTGGAAATAAAAGGAGCAATGGGCATATGTCAGTTGCTTTCGAGCCGAATCAGCACACTGGAGGCGTCAGATTCAGAGATCGAGACGGTGGTTGATTCGACTACTGAATATAATGATGACAACGATCCAGGCACAAGAGACACTCCTACACAAGCACGCAAAATTCCTCTGAGCAGAGACCAGGAGAAAAGGGAAACCGGACAATTTCAATTTCCATCACTGAGGAGGCGTCAGATTCAGAGATCGACACTGTGGTGATTCGACTGCTGAACATAATGCAGACAAACCAGGCACAAGAGGAATACACAACAAGCAAGCGACTTTCCTCTCACCAGAAAAGAAGCTACTACCTCCGTCCCACAGAGAATGTAGCTATAGATTGCATGCCATGTAAAGAGGTTTACGTATAACCAAGTTTCTAGTAAATGGTGTTCATATTTATGGCTTCAAAttaatatattataaaaatacatttcataagtaatctaatggtatttatttgttatcataaatattgatattttttatctataattggttaaACTTATAAGGTACTGAAAATAACACTATGTTAGAATTGCATTCTCTGAAGGACAGAGGTAGCATGTTACTAGATAGTAGTATAGTACGTTAGTAACGGAATATTGTCAAATAGCGGGTGTTATTACAGACGCTAAGTTTCAATAGTGACATATGATAATTATATAAaaatttaagcatatatatatatatatcataataATATGTATAAATAGATATTTGACTGTATTAAAAGAACTGATGTCTCACTTAAATTAAGAAAAAACAATGGTCTTCTACACATTACATATAAGTTATCATATAAAaagtttataaagaaatagattaCGAGAGCTATAAATAGTTCATAAGACCATCATTCGTTATTATTGTAAAAAAAAATAGCAACCTCAGCTCATCAGTTTCCTGGTCACATAAACCATCTGTGTAGCTTAAATGGGCTAGAATTATTTATTTATTGCATATCATATCATGCTATTGGAGCTGCTACAAAGGATTGCTGACTGCTATACTGGCTCGCTAACTCAAATAGCGACCACTAAGTTCCAAGTTACTAAACTCAGTTCGCTATGTCGTAGCGGTAGTGGTATGGCTCGCTAACTCAAATAGCGACCACTAAGTTCCAAGTTACTAAACTCAGTTCGCTATGTCGTAGTGGTAGTGGTAGGAGACCGCTACGGCTATTGCGGCCGCTGCAACCATGAGAGAAGGGAAACCAAGCCATGATGATCAGGCCTTTCTGTCCATGGTGACATGAGTACTAGGCATACTTGCCACCTCTTATCACCTTTACTCGATAAGCCGCACAGCGCCCCCGTCACCCCTCGCGCAAAACCTTTGCTTATCTACCCGAGATCACTTGCGCCATATAGTGGGACTTTGCCATTACCAAGGTAGTGTGGGCGCTGAAGTTGAGGCCGTCCGTGGCAACAACCTCAACACGAGTGGGAAGATCAGCGCCACCACGTCGTTAGGTCATCCCCGCGCAAGTGCGGTCGCATGTGGAAGTTGTGACCTGACATAGTTGCTCAAGCTGGCTCATCACACCACCCACCTCTGCTTGCACCTTCTGTAGATCCTTCGCCAATGCAGAGAGATGCCCCTCTAGCCCTGCCACGCAAACAGGTGGTTGGTCACGAGAACGCCGCGCTCAGGGAAAAAAAGGAGAGCTCAAGGCTCATGGAAAATCACCTCCCAAGATCCAGCGAGTTCGGCCTCCTCCACCCGCCTTCTATTTTGATGGGTCACGACGTGACACCATGCGCCACGAAGCTTGAGGAGATGCGGCCAGCACGTGCGACGCGCCTCACTGAGGGGTCTTATCGCCGCTACCGgaaaccggctctttgccgagtttttttatatttgccgagtgtattctctcgggcactcgacaaacaagctctttgtcgagtgctgcgaaaaaaacactcggtaaagaagtaaGTTTGTCAAGTGTTTTTTTTTGTACTCGGCAAAAAAGTAAGTTtactgagtgtttttttttgcactcggcgaAGAAATAAGTTTTTCCCCTCTTCTAACCTTGAAACTTTGTCTACATTCCACGtagaacatgtggtactccatgttaaaatttggtatatttctggatctgtttgctatatttaattaatttattgcatttcaagcaatttttttgaatcaagtcaaatttgaaccgcaagtgattcaaataatagaataaaatgagtagaaaaacgatattcatgttattgagtccagtgtgaggccttacccaggaaatgaaaagaaattttgaacatcttgttcatgaaacatgaccacgagCGTGTGACCGAATGATtttaaaattctaaaaaaaacgtaaacaaagtctgaaaatcatgagatttgtcatgatgtgatgatatcatacatggaggctgtggtgaaaattgagaaggtttcacataATTTATcgcgtacgatgtttacaaaccgaagcatctcagaagaagaatcgtagcgttgagaaggattcggtaagatttggagtcaaagcgacggtcgaattggggtttgacttcaaaactatTTCTAtaagcaatagagaacatagattgctTCATgtaaaattttggtaatttttttggatccgtttgataattttaatttattaatttcaattatagaattttaattgatataaattgaatttgagctataattgcatgaaataatggaataatattcgtagaaaaatcatatatatatatatatatatatatatatatatatatatatatatatatatatatatatatattgttgagtcaatttgacaaggtattttcaaagtacatcggaataaatttagaaaaacatgttatggaaaagaaggaagaggagggaaaaaaaggtttgccgagtgcccctaatttggcactcggcaaacactacttttgccgagtgtcagatctaggacactcggcaaagctcctatACTATAACTCACGCATCCCGCCGCCgccactcccctcccctccctccctctcactgCCCCCGCCGCCGGCGCCTGGCCCTCGCCGCTGGATCTCGACGTCGCCCCCCCGccctcccctctctccctctcccagtCCCCCTGCCCCGGCGGAGGGGACGGCACCCCGAAGCCCCATCGGCGGCGCGCGGGCCAGGGGTGAGCTGCAGTCCCCTATCCGAGAGCGGCGGCGCATGGTCCAGGGGTGAGCTCCCCTCGTGAGAGTGGCAGCGCGAGGCCGCGAGGAGCTTCCCTATCGAGGGCAGTGGCGCGCGGGCCCCAATGGTGAGCTCCCCCGCCCTCTCTCCCTCTTCTTACCCCTTTTGCGCAGGCGCCACCGGCGCCCGACCCCCACCGCTGGCTCCCGACGCTagcccccccccctcccctccctccctctcccggtcCCTCCTGCCCCGATGGAGGGGATAGCACCCCCAAGCCCCGTTGGCGGCTCGTGGGCAAGGGGCGAGCTGCAGCCCCCTAGTCGAGAGCGGCGACGCATGGTCCAGGGGTGAGCTCCCCCCGTAGGAGTGGCGGCGCGGGGCCGCGAGGAGCTTCCCCATCGAGGGCGGCAGCGCGCAGGCCCCTACGGTGAGCTCCCCCGCCCTCTCTCCCTCTTCTTACCCCTTTTGCGCAGGGACGTGGTGGCGGTGATGGCGTGGCGACGGGGgacatggtggcggcggtgggcatggtggaggccacggcggcgtggtggtggcggagggcgGCGTGGTAGTGGCGGCCTGGTGGTgcagttttttttatattttttgaaaattctttgccgagtgtcggtttaacactcggcaaagtgtttgccgagtgctcgacaaaaaacactcggcaaagacagctttgccgagtctttgttcgccgagtgccgtttgccgagtgtaacactcggcaaaatctttgtcgagtgttttttgggcttcgcCGTGTGCCCTGGACACACGACAAAGCTACTGATTCCGGTAGTGCGCCCACTTTGCTCCATGGAAATGGTGGGGCCAATGCCTGCACGTGTTGCATAGACGAAAGCGTGACATGACATGATGTGATAGGGAGGGCTTGTAAGGATGACAACGGGGCAGGTCTAGACCTTAAGCCCACGGGTTTTGGACCTGGTGGGGGCGGGGCGGCTCTACTTTTCGTCCCATGGGTTTTCGGGTTCAGGGACCCAAAACGGCGCGGGTCGGGG harbors:
- the LOC136520571 gene encoding serine/threonine-protein kinase 54-like, whose translation is MASSTSEMPQAKEKLKRSGSLGSNDTYVRADKIDLTSLDIQLEKQLTKTWGKANLKSQGPKEEWEIDLAKLEIRHVIAQGTYGTVYRGTYDGQDVAVKLLDWGEDGFATEAETAALRTSFKTEVAVWHKLSHPNVTKFVGASMGTTDLKIPANNSNGGARTNLPARACCVVVEYLAGGTLKQYLIKNSRRKLAYKVVVQLALDLARGLSYLHSRKIVHRDVKSENMLLTPQRNLKIADFGVARVEAQNPKDMTGATGTLGYMAPEVLDGKPYNRKCDVYSFGICLWEIYCCDMPYPDLSFADVSSAVVHQNLRPDIPRCCPSAFANVMRKCWDANPDKRPDMDEVVQLLEALDTSKGGGMIPDGQSSGCLCFTKARGP